Genomic segment of Arachis hypogaea cultivar Tifrunner chromosome 16, arahy.Tifrunner.gnm2.J5K5, whole genome shotgun sequence:
acaaattcaagaacagagaatcacaaaaaaaataaaaaaataaaagtaacagaagaacacaagaaccattagcaaattaacaagttcacaATAACAGCTAAAAAATTTACCAGAAGAACACtaatgcaagtggaatcatcatgctaacatgttttctgcaaagatgctatttgtacagctaaaatttcctaattactatgatccaattattctaatttcacatgcaatcaacttactaagtttctaaaagctagaaattataaaaccaaccagaaatatggttaaagcatttcatcaaacatgttgagtgcggtaaaattaaaacgaaataagagaattcaaagcttaatttcaatgtgatagagaagagaacataactatTGTAACTTCAATTTAGTCTatgaaaaaatccaaaccactaccaaatcaaataattacttattgtaatagaaatcagaagttgcagagtttgaagaagagtattggtgttgtgtgagtgtattgtctggtggcgggtttagggaactcacggcggggacaaaagagagcagttcgacggctgagtggagcgcgcgggttggtggcagagtttgaagcagagcaaCGTGGCTTCCTGACGAACGCGAACTCGAACGGTGAACAGCGAGTGAACGCGAACGGTGAACGCCGAGCGAACGCGAACGAAGACGCGAACGTGAACGGCAAACAAACGGCGACGGAAGCGCggctgagcagacaaagacgacggacgccgagctcgaggaagcaACCGCGATCGGTGACAGCGAACAGGGGTTGAAGATTTGGAGCAGGAGGGAAGCTAGATGACGGATGGCGAACTTTGAgtgcgacggacggcggcagtatgccactccttgtggcggtggtgtaggcttacagtgctagggttttgtggttgggtttgggtgatttctctgactgaaagaaagaaagggagaaagggagaaagaaacgaaTGAGCTCCCCTTTTTTGTGTAAACCGGCCGGGTTCCGGTTCGGTCCGACCGGCCGGTTGTCGTCCGATTCA
This window contains:
- the LOC112756378 gene encoding uncharacterized protein — translated: MATGFSSYTTATRSGILPPSVALKVRHPSSSFPPAPNLQPLFAVTDRGCFLELGVRRLCLLSRASVAVCLPFTFASSFAFARRSPFAFTRCSPFEFAFVRKPRCSASNSATNPRAPLSRRTALFCPRQTTTYFSERSPLRSIVAVSVRDHGVSKFAAIFRANKTA